agaaaaagaggcgagcaatctacaTATCACtcaaaggtggagttctgaatcacacaaggatagcgcgtatttgcgcgtgttcaagagtagctaaagctagatgtaaaataaaactctaAGTCTGGAAATAAATATAGACTCTATCTAaatagaggagaggagggggcgcagcccctagcAGCCAAAAGGAGGCGTGCGACCAGGAggggcgcccaaccctaggcgcccacACATGGGCCTCCTGTTGGGCCAGCTTCTATTCTTCTGGGCCTTCATTCTTTAGTAGCATGACGAAGGtcaattctctcgcacgggcccgggTAATTGGCCCAGAAGGTGGTGCCTGGGGTGGAGGATCATCTGGTGGCGCTGGagaaggtgctgctggtgtagatgtatcCGTGTTGTAGttggtgtcctcatcaatcTCCAGTTGGTGTCAAGAAGGCTTAGACTGAATCTGGTTATTGTCAGGTTGAACGAGAAGTTTATCTCCAGTTTGTGTCGGAATTGTAACAGGAGGGTTACTTTGTCTGAATGGTAGGAGTTTTTGCTCCAGTTAGAGTCTAAACAATGTTTGAAGCTTTGCAGTTTATGGGCTATAAGTCATGTAAGTTGAGGTCTGTTTTGGTCATAGACATCCACTTGTGGATGATCGAGGCCGGATGcttttccttaatctaaaaagaGGTTTGAGTCCCCTCAAGCGAATATGAGTACCTAGTTTCTTCTTATTAATTTAAAAACGCCTAGCTCGTCCGAGGTTGATCTAATTTTTAGTTGGATTTTGCTCGGTGTCAGTGGTCTTCAAAGTTTGCTAGCTTAACTACAAAAGTTAAATAGGAGCCCCCATCTGGCCATCTATAGTGgattatatttattttgttggTGACCACCTCTTTCGGACAGAGAGAGGACATTGGatatatttccttttttttagcaTGGTTCATGTGGAAACACTGCACTCGATGTGGCAAGAGTTAGCTGCTGGCTCGCCTTGGATCCCACATTAGGCCGTATGGAAAACAAAGTCGCTATTTGCAAGCCCAGCTACACTCAGGTAAGGTCAAGCTCTGGTAGTTGAATTAGCTTGTCCCTAGTACCATCACATGCTAAAAGCACAATCACATGTTTCCTAATAGTCTTATTGTGATCCTAGACCTCGTGTACTTGCAAGCAGGCCATGTGGGAGCCAGGGCagttaaccaataattggatgAATCTAGAGACACCTCAGCACATCGCTTTATAACCACTTCAGCGAGTAAGTTAGTCTAAACCAACAGCGAGTCAACgtactccatcccaaaatactGTATTATTGCAGCATGATAGAAGATAGGTAGCACATGGCACTATGGCAGGTAGCAACTAGCAAGAATCGAATCAGAAAATTTGATACTGTATTATTTTTCGAGGAGGCTATATGTGATTTGAATGAATTCCGTTTCATCTTTGCACCTACAGCAATTTATACAGTGTACACACAGCTTCTATCCTACAATTTCCACAATGGGGACATTCTCAGGTAGGGACAGAACAACCAAGAAATTTTATTAATTAAACGGCAACGAATGGTCGAAGAAAAAATGGACTGTGTAAGAATCTCTATTACCATAgccaccaaccaaccgatcacAATCTTTACGGGTTGAGATTGTCCAGTGCCTCCAAGAGAATAGGCCTGAACCTCTTGCAATCCAGCTTCACGTTCTGCTTGTCCATGAAAGTCTGCCTGATGAAGTCGAACCCATGCTTATGGAACGCAATAGGGTTCTTGAAGATCTCATGGTCCCTTGGGTATTGCTCCGTGAGGCTGCTCTCATCAACGCCGATACTGTATTGTTTGTAGTGCAGGCCCATGAGCTCCGCTGGATTGCCGAAATCGGTGCGGGATACCCATTCCAGCCCTCCCCATGGCACGATCTGAATCAGCGTGGCATTCTGTGGCAGGAACACACAGTTTGTGAGCCCAGCCCCATGGACTCCCATCATCACGTCGACCGTGTTAACCAGCCTGGCGAACTTGGAGATGTCAGAGCTCACATTGGCCTCATCGATCACCACTTCAAAGCCGAGGTCCTCTGCCATTGCAATGATCTCGTCGAGGTTGAGGAACATCCTTGTACGGTGCCTCTTGATGATGAGCAATCTTGGCTTGACCTTAGGGTACTCTCCAAGCACGGTAACGGTGTCCCTGCCTAGCGAGTAAGCTCCGCGCATGAATCTGTTGAAATCAACCATAGAATAGTTGTGCGGGGCCTTGGACGAGTCAATCGTGAACTCCATGTAAGCATGCAGGCCGACGATGACATGCTTGAAGCAATGCACCTGGTCATCCTTGCTGAAATCAATCACAGGGTACTTGGACAGCTTCTGGAGCACAGTCTGATACTTGATTGTCCACCAAAGCGCCATGTCTGTTATGAGGAACTGAACTTCACCATTGAACTCGCTTGCGGTCGTGAAAAGGGGGACCATCACGTCGGTGAAGTCATGGAACAGATTTCCGGTGTACCCTGTCAGTGAAAAGATCACAGCAGGCACATCGTGGTACCTGGTGCACTCCGGGGCCACTTTGCTTGATTTCACTGTCAGCTCTGTGATATGGCTGAGGCAGAACTCGTCCCCTTTCCGAGGGTATGGCTTGATTTTCCACAGCTCGTCTCTCCGTGAACCGGCGGGCTCCATGAACATAATGGAGGTAGCATTTGGGTGAACTCTAACATCACCACGCATCTCGCACACATTTGCTCTAAAGTTTGAGAAGTCACACAGGGGCTTGCTCCCCTGCAGATCGGAACTACCTGCAAAGCGGAAGGTACTACGTCAACAACGCAGTATGTTTAATAAAAATAGTAGACAGAAACTATGTTTAACAGAAATAGCTGATCGTCCAAAATTAGGCAGAGACAGTTTGATCGAAATTAGTGAGTAGGCATCAATAATATGAGCTTCAACAGTTAATCATAAGAAAATGGAGAGAAGAATCCCGACATGCAACATGAACCCTACAACGGCCTTAGACGAAAACGTTATCAGATTAAGGTGACATAATCGGACATTGGAAAGCCTACCCCCTGCATTTCTCTTGACATTCACCGGTTCAAATGCTATTCTATTTGTACACGTAATGTTTCCACTCTCTAATTTTAATTTATAATGTGAAGAGGTTAAACAAACGGTAGCAGCATTTATTAAGATAGGAGTAGGTGTGTCATTTTGTATCTACTTTCTCTAAACAGCGCCCAATTGATTACTATCCCAAATTAGACGTGAGGTTCTATATCATGTATGCATCTTTGAAAGTGTATGTTTGAGTTTGAAGCCGGAACTTTTCTATTATTATCTATCTAAAAAGTAAATTACTAAGGTAGTTCCCTATTCTGTTATggcaaaccaaaccaaaccaaatcgAGCTTTTTAATAGAGAACAACGCGGGAAGCGTAAATAAAGACAAGAGTGGGGTACACACCGTCGTCTTGCTTGCCATTTTCGGTGTCCTCGGTGTCATGAATGGTGTAATTGGAAACGGTTGGGAGCGTGACTTTgtgcttctccgccgcgtgcccacgctcctccccctccttccTTTTCCCCTCGCCGTCACCTCCGCCGCCTGGATGTGAACAATCCAGCGCAAAAATTGAATGAGAGATCCGAACAAGGAAGAAAGCTCAATTACCCATCTCAGCACCGAGTGTCAAATCATGGGTCTGCGACTGCGAACACCCACCGATTATAACGAAACGAAAGAAACAGGAGGAATCGAATCGGTTGCGAATTCTGGGTGTCCGGACAAAGGGATGATGTGCCGCTCAACTGCGACGCCTCACCTAACGTCTCCTCGTCGGATTTCCGGCCGCTCCCGTCCTTGTTGGGGGTATGCTCCGTCATCCCGCTGGTCGGGTCGGGCTCGCTCAGCACCCGgctctcctcttcctcgcctTTGGTTCCTGCAACCGAGGGATTGAAAGCAGTAGCCGGAGCACACGTTAATCGACCAAGAGGATAAGGTGAAAGGGCAAAATTGGGCAAGAAAGAACACCTTTCAGGCAGAAATTAATCaataaataaagaagaaaataacCTTTTGGTCTCACATCGGCTTCGTCGTCGACAACTCTAGGATCTCCACCTGCTGAAAGAAACACCCCCGATCGAGTTCAGTAATTTTCAAGAAAATTCAGAGTGCCGAGAATTTCGACAGCGGAGTGCGAAGCGAAGGGGAGGGCTCACGGAGAGCGTCGGTGGAGGTCTTCCGTGAGGTGGCTGGCGGCGAGTTGACCTTCTGCTTGATCAGGATGGACGTCGGCGCCTGGTCCACCGGCAGCTTGCCGTTCACTGCGGAAGAGAAGCCGACAGGACAGCCGGCGTTCAGTTAGTTAACGAAATTGAAGGTGGCCCGTCGCGCTCAGGGAGGTGAGCTGAATTCTGTGTCTCCGAATTCTCTACTTACGGTTGAAGAGGATGGCGTCGGGCTTGGAGATGACGACGAAGGTGAGCGAGACGAGGAAGAAGCCGACGACGATGACCAGCAGCCGGAACCGCCGCGAGTCCTGCCGGAGGCCCCGCACCAGCTTCGGCCGCTCCCCGGATTTCATCCTGCCCTTTCTCCACTTGTTGGACCCAAaccgaagaagaagagaggcGTGCGAGAACTCGAGAAGAGAGCGACGAGGGAGCCCGGGAGCAGAAAAGGAAACGGGAAACGGAGCACAGGAGGCAGCAAGAAGCAGTCAGGCTACTTGGGCAGGCCTCTTGCGTGTGCCGCCCCTCTATCTCTGCGCGTCTCTGACcagagaggaggaggcgaggcgaggtggAGCGGGGTGGGTGGCAGACTGCTCCAGTGGAGAGTGAGGCGTGGTCGTATGGAGGCGGCCTGTGCCGCCGCCGAGACCGGGAGACCGGAGACGCGGCAGCTGCTAGGCTGGCGGGTTCGCGTCCGCTGCTCCGCTTTCGTAGGTGTTTCCGTCCTCTGCTTTATCAATTGCCTTTCGATTAATCTCTTTCTTGCATCGTTGGAACAAGTCCGCACGGCGCTGCGACACACCGCTCCGTATTTTAAGAGAATCCGTCCCACCGGCTTTATCGGGGGAAAAGGCCAGTGCGATAAAAAGAATACTAGCAAATAAAGAAATGTCGCGCAATAAAGGATAGCAATTGATGTCAGCTAGAATAAGGATAGCAATAAATATAGACTAGGGGAAAAGACATCATATAAAGGTGTCTACTGCCATCCATATGCATCAAAATTTTCGTGTACGGGATAATTTTGGAGAAACTTTAATTCGCTAGAAACCAGCTTAGGGAATACAACTTGGCTAATGATATGTCCCGGTTCATTTTAAATTTATGTTAATTTCATCTCagttcaacaaaaaaaaatcagctacgTTTGAAAACTTTAGCTCAATTTGAGAACTTAACTCATCCTTTTCCTCTGTTCTGAAAAGTTTCAAGTCGATTTTGGAGAGGTTCACAACTAATTTTTTTCAAAGTAAAACCTCAATCCTCTTGCATTGGAGGAACCAGCTCTAAAAGAGGTGCCAATAGTGACTGCAAAAAAGTCACCACCGAGAGAGAGGGCTAGTTTAGCATCGATCACCATATTCTAGTCAACCACAATTTTGTGCAATACACACCTTAAGATGTTTCATTTGATCTTATTTCAAAATATGGCGCTTCTATGCTATGCAAACAACTTATTTGTAGAAATATTCTACAACCAGAAGAACATATAGCTTAAATTACTTTGGTAGTTGCTTACTTTGATGACAAGACACATAAGTTAAACAAATAATTCACATGATTATAATGAAGTTATCAAATAAATTTAGGGTTGTATAGAACCAACATCGTACCTAGGTTATAGCTCTCGTCGCCCGTGCCCCGGGTGATGATCACATCTGTTTCTTGGTGTTGCAACCTATAGCTTAATGTTCATGTCACTTATCGTTTATCAGCCtatagtctttttttttctttttaattataTTATCTCTATTTTCAAATAATATATCGATTTACATCTATGAGCtcatcagaaggtttggatagtcctaaatatggggctagacaccgagacgcatttgacatgaaaattatggtgcaggacggcgtagtctacatggaaaggcaggaactagtcgaggattaggaaagtacttgttgtaataagagtaaaacatctctagtcgtatccgactagtattcttgtaaccaaccgacctataaccctactcctggcaatataaggcgaaCCCCCtccaattcaatcc
Above is a genomic segment from Setaria viridis chromosome 4, Setaria_viridis_v4.0, whole genome shotgun sequence containing:
- the LOC117853073 gene encoding alpha-1,3-arabinosyltransferase XAT3, yielding MKSGERPKLVRGLRQDSRRFRLLVIVVGFFLVSLTFVVISKPDAILFNLNGKLPVDQAPTSILIKQKVNSPPATSRKTSTDALPGGDPRVVDDEADVRPKGTKGEEEESRVLSEPDPTSGMTEHTPNKDGSGRKSDEETLGGGGDGEGKRKEGEERGHAAEKHKVTLPTVSNYTIHDTEDTENGKQDDGSSDLQGSKPLCDFSNFRANVCEMRGDVRVHPNATSIMFMEPAGSRRDELWKIKPYPRKGDEFCLSHITELTVKSSKVAPECTRYHDVPAVIFSLTGYTGNLFHDFTDVMVPLFTTASEFNGEVQFLITDMALWWTIKYQTVLQKLSKYPVIDFSKDDQVHCFKHVIVGLHAYMEFTIDSSKAPHNYSMVDFNRFMRGAYSLGRDTVTVLGEYPKVKPRLLIIKRHRTRMFLNLDEIIAMAEDLGFEVVIDEANVSSDISKFARLVNTVDVMMGVHGAGLTNCVFLPQNATLIQIVPWGGLEWVSRTDFGNPAELMGLHYKQYSIGVDESSLTEQYPRDHEIFKNPIAFHKHGFDFIRQTFMDKQNVKLDCKRFRPILLEALDNLNP